The following are from one region of the Nocardioides marmotae genome:
- a CDS encoding sensor histidine kinase, producing the protein MDRPSPVEHQPPPTPWGRTWRLLAVLVISAIVWLPIAGDQARWLLWLDLALGAVSLVVVHHRRRWPLPIALVISAFAAVSGTAAGPATLATVSVATGRRWQQLVVVFVVGLAGAQVFTLTQPGGGEEPLWLLSFLNVIVLAACVGWGMYLGSRRELVSTLRQRAERAEAEQELRIDRARATERARIAREMHDVLAHRISQISLHAGALGFREDLTAEEMRASAAVIRDKAHEALTDLRGVLGVLRDEDTGAVVHAPQPTYDDVPRLVAEATAAGLNVDYVDRVDRSAGPVPEVVGRTVYRIVQEGITNARKHAPGAHLLVELTGSPDDGLDVRLRNPLGFGVGVTPGAGLGLVGLSERAELRGGRLEHRRDAGMFVLHGWLPWAA; encoded by the coding sequence GTGGACCGCCCCTCCCCCGTCGAGCACCAGCCGCCGCCGACGCCTTGGGGGCGCACCTGGCGGCTGCTCGCCGTGCTCGTGATCAGCGCGATCGTGTGGCTGCCGATCGCCGGCGACCAGGCCCGGTGGCTGCTGTGGCTCGACCTCGCCCTCGGCGCGGTCTCGCTCGTGGTCGTCCACCACCGGCGCCGGTGGCCGCTCCCCATCGCCCTGGTCATCAGCGCGTTCGCCGCGGTGTCGGGCACCGCCGCGGGCCCGGCGACCCTCGCGACGGTCTCGGTCGCGACCGGGCGCCGTTGGCAGCAGCTGGTCGTGGTGTTCGTGGTCGGCCTCGCCGGCGCGCAGGTCTTCACCCTGACCCAGCCCGGCGGCGGCGAGGAACCGCTGTGGCTGCTGAGCTTCCTCAACGTCATCGTGCTGGCGGCGTGCGTGGGGTGGGGCATGTACCTCGGCTCGCGCCGCGAGCTGGTCTCGACCCTGCGGCAGCGCGCCGAGCGCGCCGAGGCCGAGCAGGAGCTGCGTATCGACCGGGCCCGCGCCACCGAGCGCGCGCGGATCGCCCGGGAGATGCACGACGTGCTCGCCCACCGGATCTCCCAGATCTCGCTGCACGCCGGCGCGCTGGGCTTCCGCGAGGACCTCACCGCGGAGGAGATGCGGGCCAGCGCGGCGGTGATCCGCGACAAGGCCCACGAGGCGCTGACCGACCTGCGCGGGGTGCTCGGGGTGCTGCGCGACGAGGACACCGGCGCGGTCGTGCACGCGCCCCAGCCGACGTACGACGACGTCCCGCGGCTGGTGGCCGAGGCGACGGCGGCGGGGCTCAACGTCGACTACGTCGACCGGGTCGACCGCTCGGCGGGCCCGGTGCCCGAGGTCGTCGGTCGCACCGTCTACCGGATCGTGCAGGAGGGGATCACCAACGCCCGCAAGCACGCCCCGGGCGCCCATCTGCTCGTCGAGCTGACCGGCTCCCCCGACGACGGCCTCGACGTGCGGCTGCGCAACCCGCTCGGCTTCGGGGTCGGCGTCACGCCCGGCGCCGGGCTCGGGCTGGTCGGGCTCTCCGAGCGCGCCGAGCTGCGCGGCGGCCGGCTCGAGCACCGTCGTGACGCGGGCATGTTCGTGCTGCACGGGTGGCTGCCGTGGGCGGCATGA
- a CDS encoding ABC transporter ATP-binding protein, which yields MIKVDRLTRTYGGFTAVDDVSFTCQPGRVTGFLGPNGAGKTTTMRIMVGLTPPSSGSTTIGGLDYHDIPNPGRHVGVLLDAGAQHAGRTGREILTLGAKTMGLPLSRVDEMLALVSLSEAESKRRMRNYSLGMKQRLGIAHALLGDPSVLILDEPANGLDPAGIRWMRDLLKGYADRGGTVLLSSHLLNEVELVADELILIGRGKIVAQGDKASLLAQSGPAASLVTSLDNDVLARALQAKGYAATPAGSGLRVDADPVEVGRAALEAGVVLTDLRSGKRGLEDLFLELTSSTQREGHPADATQLQEGAQA from the coding sequence ATGATCAAGGTCGACCGACTGACCAGGACGTACGGCGGGTTCACCGCCGTCGACGACGTGAGCTTCACCTGCCAACCCGGCCGCGTGACCGGCTTCCTCGGGCCCAACGGCGCGGGCAAGACGACCACGATGCGGATCATGGTGGGGCTGACCCCGCCCAGCAGCGGGAGCACGACGATCGGCGGGCTGGACTACCACGACATCCCCAACCCCGGGCGCCACGTGGGCGTGCTGCTCGACGCCGGCGCCCAGCACGCCGGCCGCACCGGCCGAGAGATCCTCACCCTCGGCGCGAAGACGATGGGCCTGCCCCTGTCCCGCGTCGACGAGATGCTGGCCCTGGTCTCGCTCAGCGAGGCCGAGTCCAAGCGCCGGATGCGCAACTACTCCCTCGGCATGAAGCAGCGCCTCGGCATCGCCCACGCGCTGCTCGGCGACCCGTCGGTCCTCATCCTCGACGAGCCGGCCAACGGCCTCGACCCGGCCGGCATCCGCTGGATGCGTGACCTGCTCAAGGGCTACGCCGACCGCGGCGGCACCGTGCTGCTCTCCAGCCACCTGCTCAACGAGGTCGAGCTCGTCGCCGACGAGCTGATCCTCATCGGCCGCGGCAAGATCGTCGCCCAGGGCGACAAGGCGTCGCTGCTCGCCCAGTCCGGCCCCGCCGCCTCGCTGGTCACCTCCCTCGACAACGACGTACTGGCCCGCGCCCTGCAGGCCAAGGGGTACGCCGCCACGCCCGCCGGGTCGGGCCTGCGCGTCGACGCCGACCCGGTCGAGGTCGGCCGGGCCGCCCTCGAGGCCGGCGTCGTGCTGACCGACCTGCGCAGCGGCAAGAGGGGGCTGGAGGACCTCTTCCTCGAGCTGACCTCCAGCACCCAGCGCGAGGGTCACCCCGCCGACGCGACGCAGCTCCAGGAAGGAGCCCAGGCATGA
- a CDS encoding ABC transporter permease yields the protein MSTTTGHPMTLDVAGTPKVPFTRLVGVELRKIYDTRAGRWLLGAIVLITAAIMTIFFFAADARDRTFENFISIAATPQGFLLPVLGILLVTSEWSQRTAMVTFALEPSRTKVVAAKSAAALVFGVLAFIAAIVAAAVCSLVGGAEDGFSDVQTQLFVLFFALQLLTLLQGLAYGLLLLNTPAAIVTFFVLPIASSIVFSLVSALEDLAPWLDLSTAQTPLFNGFTGASITGEEYAQLGTTTLIWIIIPFVLGWIRVLRAEVK from the coding sequence ATGAGCACCACCACTGGTCACCCGATGACCCTCGACGTCGCCGGCACCCCGAAGGTGCCGTTCACCCGGCTGGTCGGGGTCGAGCTGCGCAAGATCTACGACACCCGCGCCGGCCGCTGGCTGCTCGGGGCGATCGTCCTCATCACCGCGGCGATCATGACGATCTTCTTCTTCGCCGCCGACGCCCGCGACCGCACGTTCGAGAACTTCATCTCCATCGCGGCCACCCCGCAGGGGTTCCTGCTGCCGGTGCTCGGCATCCTGCTGGTCACCAGCGAGTGGAGCCAGCGCACGGCGATGGTCACCTTCGCGCTCGAGCCGTCCCGGACCAAGGTGGTCGCGGCCAAGTCCGCTGCCGCCCTGGTCTTCGGCGTGCTGGCCTTCATCGCCGCGATCGTGGCCGCCGCCGTGTGCAGCCTGGTCGGCGGTGCCGAGGACGGGTTCTCCGACGTGCAGACGCAGCTGTTCGTCCTCTTCTTCGCCCTCCAGCTGCTCACCCTGCTGCAGGGCCTCGCCTACGGCCTGCTGCTGCTCAACACCCCGGCCGCGATCGTCACCTTCTTCGTGCTGCCCATCGCCTCAAGCATCGTCTTCAGCCTGGTCTCGGCGCTCGAGGACCTCGCGCCGTGGCTGGACCTCTCCACCGCCCAGACGCCGCTGTTCAACGGCTTCACCGGCGCCTCGATCACCGGCGAGGAGTACGCCCAGCTCGGCACCACCACGTTGATCTGGATCATCATCCCGTTCGTCCTGGGCTGGATCCGCGTGCTGCGCGCCGAGGTCAAGTAG
- the rph gene encoding ribonuclease PH codes for MTREDGRADDELRPITITRNWLDHAAGSVLVEFGRTRVLCAASASEGVPRWRKGSGLGWVTAEYAMLPAATNTRSDRESVKGRIGGRTHEISRLIGRSLRAVIDYQALGENTIVLDCDVLQADGGTRTAAITGAYVALADAVASLKASGALAASAQPLTGSVAAVSVGIIDGVPRLDLPYVEDVRAETDMNVVMTGDGKFVEVQGTAEGAAFDRSELDALLALAEKGCADLTRLQGEALAR; via the coding sequence ATGACACGCGAAGACGGCCGGGCCGACGACGAGCTGCGCCCCATCACGATCACCCGCAACTGGCTCGACCACGCCGCGGGATCGGTCCTGGTCGAGTTCGGCCGGACCCGCGTGCTGTGCGCCGCCTCCGCCTCCGAGGGCGTGCCGCGCTGGCGCAAGGGCTCCGGCCTGGGCTGGGTCACCGCGGAGTACGCCATGCTCCCGGCCGCCACCAACACCCGATCGGACCGCGAGTCGGTCAAGGGCCGCATCGGCGGCCGCACCCACGAGATCAGCCGGCTCATCGGCCGCTCCCTCCGCGCGGTCATCGACTACCAGGCGCTCGGGGAGAACACCATCGTCCTGGACTGCGACGTCCTCCAGGCCGACGGCGGCACGCGCACTGCGGCGATCACCGGCGCGTACGTCGCGCTGGCCGACGCCGTCGCCTCGCTGAAGGCCTCCGGGGCGCTCGCCGCCTCCGCCCAGCCGCTCACCGGCTCGGTCGCCGCGGTCAGCGTCGGCATCATCGACGGGGTCCCGCGCCTGGACCTGCCCTACGTCGAGGACGTCCGCGCCGAGACCGACATGAACGTCGTGATGACCGGCGACGGCAAGTTCGTCGAGGTGCAGGGCACCGCCGAGGGCGCCGCCTTCGACCGCAGCGAGCTCGACGCGCTGCTCGCGCTGGCCGAGAAGGGCTGCGCGGACCTCACCCGACTCCAGGGGGAGGCGCTGGCCCGGTGA
- the rdgB gene encoding RdgB/HAM1 family non-canonical purine NTP pyrophosphatase translates to MRVFLASRNAKKLAEMERILREHAPDVEVVGLDDVAAYDEPVEDQPTFEGNALLKARAGAAATGLPSLADDSGLCVDALNGMPGVLSARWSGRPKDDTRNNTLLLEQLEDVPDERRTAHFACAVAFAHPDGTELVVHGRMDGRVIRATRGSGGFGYDVLFVADEHLADGLTSAELGPEEKDRISHRGRALREIAPLVARALA, encoded by the coding sequence GTGAGGGTCTTCCTGGCCTCGCGCAACGCCAAGAAGCTCGCCGAGATGGAGCGGATCCTGCGCGAGCACGCCCCGGACGTCGAGGTCGTCGGCCTCGACGACGTGGCGGCGTACGACGAGCCCGTCGAGGACCAGCCGACCTTCGAGGGCAACGCGCTGCTCAAGGCGCGCGCCGGGGCGGCCGCCACCGGCCTGCCCTCGCTCGCCGACGACTCGGGTCTCTGCGTCGACGCGCTGAACGGCATGCCCGGCGTGCTCTCGGCGCGCTGGTCGGGCCGGCCCAAGGACGACACCCGCAACAACACCCTGCTGCTCGAGCAGCTCGAGGACGTCCCCGACGAGCGGCGTACCGCCCACTTCGCCTGCGCGGTCGCCTTCGCCCACCCCGACGGCACCGAGCTGGTGGTCCACGGCCGGATGGACGGGCGGGTCATCCGCGCGACGCGGGGGAGCGGTGGCTTCGGGTACGACGTGCTCTTCGTCGCCGACGAGCACCTCGCCGACGGGCTGACCTCCGCCGAGCTCGGCCCGGAGGAGAAGGACCGGATCTCCCACCGAGGCCGCGCGCTGCGCGAGATCGCGCCGCTGGTCGCCCGCGCGCTGGCCTGA
- a CDS encoding bile acid:sodium symporter family protein: MDSALTTIGLPVALGIIMLGLGLSLVPDDFRRVARHPKAVGVALACQLVLLPLFCFGLVTVLDLPPLLAVGMMLLAASPGGTSANLYSHLFRGDVALNVTLTAINSIVAIATLPVITNLAIAHYGLGDEVSLQFTKVVEVFAVVLVPVVLGMLIRQRAAGFAARMDKPVRIGSAVILAVLVLGILLDQREDVGDYLADVGLAAGVFCAASLVVGYVVPRAAGVRESEAIASSMEIGVHNGTLAIFVAVEVLDSTEMSVPAAVYSVFMFVFAALWGVVLTRYLVGRRDEPATSATA; the protein is encoded by the coding sequence ATGGATTCGGCTCTCACGACCATCGGGCTCCCGGTCGCCCTCGGCATCATCATGCTCGGGCTCGGCCTCTCGCTGGTGCCCGACGACTTCCGCCGGGTCGCCCGGCACCCGAAGGCGGTCGGCGTCGCCCTGGCCTGCCAGCTGGTGCTGCTGCCGCTGTTCTGCTTCGGGCTGGTCACGGTCCTCGACCTGCCGCCGCTCCTCGCGGTCGGGATGATGCTGCTCGCCGCCTCGCCGGGCGGCACGAGCGCGAACCTCTACAGCCACCTCTTCCGCGGCGACGTCGCGCTCAACGTCACCCTCACCGCCATCAACTCGATCGTGGCGATCGCGACGCTGCCGGTGATCACCAACCTGGCCATCGCCCACTACGGGCTCGGCGACGAGGTGTCGCTGCAGTTCACCAAGGTGGTCGAGGTCTTCGCGGTGGTGCTGGTGCCGGTCGTGCTCGGCATGCTCATCCGGCAGCGGGCGGCCGGCTTCGCGGCACGGATGGACAAGCCGGTCCGGATCGGGTCGGCCGTCATCCTCGCGGTCCTGGTGCTCGGGATCCTGCTCGACCAGCGCGAGGACGTCGGGGACTACCTCGCCGACGTCGGGCTCGCCGCCGGCGTGTTCTGCGCCGCCTCCCTCGTCGTCGGGTACGTCGTCCCGCGGGCGGCGGGCGTGCGGGAGAGCGAGGCGATCGCCTCCTCGATGGAGATCGGCGTCCACAACGGGACGCTGGCCATCTTCGTGGCCGTCGAGGTGCTCGACAGCACCGAGATGTCGGTGCCCGCGGCCGTCTACTCGGTCTTCATGTTCGTCTTCGCCGCCCTGTGGGGCGTGGTGCTCACCCGCTACCTCGTGGGCCGTCGCGACGAGCCGGCGACCTCCGCGACCGCCTGA
- a CDS encoding SDR family NAD(P)-dependent oxidoreductase yields the protein MDATTDTTQQAGLALVTGASTGIGRSVAHELARRGYDVVLAADEPEIHAAAAEVASAHGVDARPVQVDLTRPEEVEHLWREASGSGRPVDVVVLNAGVGVGGTFADTALERHLRLVDLNVRSTVHLAKLAVDDMVRRGAGRILVTASIAAVAPNPFQATYAASKAFVHSFAEGIRHELQDTGVTVTSLMPGPTDTEFFRRADLLDTALGQGPKDDPDEVARDGLDALFAGKPHVVAGSFKNRALAELATHLPDRLTTKAMAAQTRKKDD from the coding sequence ATGGACGCCACGACGGACACCACCCAGCAGGCGGGGCTCGCCCTCGTGACCGGCGCATCGACGGGCATCGGCCGCTCGGTCGCCCACGAGCTGGCGAGGCGGGGGTACGACGTGGTCCTCGCGGCCGACGAGCCCGAGATCCACGCCGCCGCGGCGGAGGTCGCCTCCGCGCACGGGGTCGACGCCCGACCGGTGCAGGTGGACCTCACCCGCCCCGAGGAGGTCGAGCACCTGTGGCGCGAGGCGTCCGGCAGCGGCCGCCCTGTCGACGTCGTCGTGCTCAACGCCGGCGTCGGTGTGGGCGGCACGTTCGCCGACACCGCGCTCGAGCGGCACCTGCGCCTGGTCGACCTCAACGTCCGCTCCACGGTGCACCTGGCCAAGCTCGCCGTCGACGACATGGTGCGGCGCGGGGCGGGCCGGATCCTGGTGACCGCGTCGATCGCCGCCGTCGCGCCGAACCCGTTCCAGGCGACGTACGCCGCGTCGAAGGCGTTCGTGCACTCCTTCGCCGAGGGCATCCGCCACGAGCTGCAGGACACCGGCGTCACGGTCACCTCGCTGATGCCGGGCCCGACCGACACCGAGTTCTTCCGCCGTGCGGACCTGCTCGACACCGCGCTCGGCCAGGGCCCCAAGGACGACCCGGACGAGGTCGCCCGCGACGGCCTGGACGCGCTGTTCGCCGGCAAGCCGCACGTGGTCGCGGGCTCGTTCAAGAACCGCGCGCTGGCCGAGCTCGCCACCCACCTGCCCGACCGGCTGACGACCAAGGCGATGGCGGCGCAGACCAGGAAGAAGGACGACTGA
- the bcp gene encoding thioredoxin-dependent thiol peroxidase — protein sequence MAETPRLSPGDPAPDFMLPDDTGEQVRLSDLRGRKVIVYFYPSAMTPGCTKQACDFSDSLDSLQAAGYEVLGISPDKPERLAKFREKEGLTIRLLSDADKSVMTAWGAFGEKKLYGKVVQGVIRSTVVVGEDGTVEVAQYNVKATGHVAKLRKDLALT from the coding sequence GTGGCCGAGACGCCCCGCCTGTCCCCCGGTGACCCCGCCCCGGACTTCATGCTGCCGGACGACACCGGCGAGCAGGTGAGGTTGAGCGACCTGCGCGGGCGGAAGGTGATCGTCTACTTCTACCCCTCCGCGATGACCCCGGGGTGCACCAAGCAGGCCTGCGACTTCAGCGACTCGCTGGACTCGCTGCAGGCGGCCGGCTACGAGGTGCTCGGCATCTCACCGGACAAGCCGGAGCGGCTCGCGAAGTTCCGCGAGAAGGAGGGGCTGACCATCCGGCTGCTCTCCGACGCCGACAAGTCGGTGATGACCGCCTGGGGCGCCTTCGGGGAGAAGAAGCTCTACGGCAAGGTCGTCCAGGGCGTCATCCGCTCGACCGTCGTGGTGGGCGAGGACGGCACCGTCGAGGTCGCCCAGTACAACGTCAAGGCCACCGGCCACGTCGCCAAGCTGCGCAAGGACCTGGCGCTGACCTGA
- a CDS encoding energy-coupling factor ABC transporter permease: MHVPDGFLDAPTSVATGVVAAAAVGVALRKARTELDDRAAPMAGLVAAFVFAAQMINFPVGVGTSGHLMGGALAAILVGPWTGLLCVSVVLVVQALFMADGGITALGTNVVLIGVVTALVGYVVFRGLQAVLPRRLATVAPSAAVAAFVSVPVAALVFSLLFAIGGTAPVDAGTVLTAMLGWHVLIGIGEAVVTGLVVGAVVAVRPDLVRGARPLVAARELEIRTVAA; encoded by the coding sequence ATGCACGTCCCTGACGGTTTCCTGGACGCACCCACCTCCGTCGCGACCGGCGTCGTCGCCGCAGCCGCCGTCGGCGTCGCGCTCCGCAAGGCACGCACCGAGCTCGACGACCGCGCCGCGCCGATGGCGGGCCTGGTCGCGGCGTTCGTCTTCGCCGCGCAGATGATCAACTTCCCCGTGGGCGTCGGCACCAGCGGCCACCTGATGGGCGGTGCGCTCGCCGCGATCCTCGTCGGGCCGTGGACCGGGTTGCTCTGCGTCTCGGTGGTCCTGGTCGTCCAGGCGCTGTTCATGGCCGACGGGGGCATCACCGCGCTCGGCACGAACGTCGTGCTGATCGGCGTGGTCACCGCGCTGGTCGGGTACGTCGTCTTCCGCGGCCTCCAGGCCGTGCTGCCGCGCCGGCTGGCGACCGTCGCGCCGAGCGCCGCCGTCGCGGCGTTCGTCTCCGTGCCCGTCGCCGCCCTGGTCTTCAGCCTGCTCTTCGCGATCGGCGGCACGGCCCCGGTCGACGCCGGCACGGTGCTCACCGCGATGCTCGGCTGGCACGTCCTCATCGGCATCGGCGAGGCGGTGGTCACCGGCCTGGTGGTCGGTGCGGTCGTGGCCGTGCGGCCCGACCTCGTCCGCGGCGCCCGGCCGCTCGTGGCCGCCCGCGAGCTCGAGATCCGGACGGTGGCCGCATGA
- a CDS encoding PDGLE domain-containing protein, with protein MSAPAAPRRHVSTRALLLAGLVVALLVAGVASYYASAHPDGLEHVAEQTGFLDSAEDSPAAGSPFADYSTKGVDDERLSVGIAGVLGTLTVLVLTGGLTLLLRRRRPGADAGIDAGTDVGTGPDSERSTEPERA; from the coding sequence ATGAGCGCCCCGGCCGCACCCCGCCGCCACGTCAGCACGCGCGCGCTCCTCCTCGCGGGCCTGGTCGTGGCCCTGCTCGTCGCCGGCGTGGCCAGCTACTACGCCAGCGCCCACCCCGACGGGCTCGAGCACGTCGCGGAGCAGACCGGCTTCCTCGACTCCGCCGAGGACAGCCCGGCCGCCGGCAGCCCGTTCGCCGACTACTCCACCAAGGGCGTCGACGACGAGCGGCTCAGCGTGGGGATCGCCGGCGTGCTCGGCACGCTGACCGTCCTCGTCCTGACCGGCGGCCTCACGCTGCTCCTGCGGCGGCGCCGACCCGGGGCCGACGCCGGGATCGACGCCGGGACCGACGTCGGGACCGGCCCGGACTCCGAGCGGTCCACCGAACCCGAGCGGGCCTGA
- the cbiQ gene encoding cobalt ECF transporter T component CbiQ — protein MGAAHGHRLHHHGHSPVHRAPAHLKIAGLLGFVLLVVATPREWYAVFPAYLAVVVVVILLARVPLLWVVRRMVIEVPFLVFAALMPFVAHGPRTEVLGLTVSEAGLVAAWGLAVKGTLGVMASLTLAATTEPTAVLAGLRRLRMPALLVEIMSFMLRYLDVVTADLGRMLTAMRSRGCDPRSPRHWPVLARSLGALFIRSYERGERVHLAMLARGYTGTLPAAATAAPPTAAPRTGEPR, from the coding sequence GTGGGGGCCGCCCACGGCCACCGCCTGCACCACCACGGCCACAGCCCCGTCCACCGCGCGCCGGCGCACCTGAAGATCGCCGGGCTGCTCGGCTTCGTCCTGCTCGTCGTCGCCACCCCCCGCGAGTGGTACGCCGTGTTCCCGGCCTACCTCGCGGTCGTGGTCGTGGTGATCCTGCTCGCCCGGGTGCCGCTGCTGTGGGTCGTGCGCCGGATGGTGATCGAGGTGCCGTTCCTGGTCTTCGCCGCGCTGATGCCGTTCGTGGCCCACGGGCCGCGGACCGAGGTCCTCGGCCTCACCGTCTCCGAGGCCGGCCTGGTCGCCGCCTGGGGCCTGGCGGTCAAGGGCACCCTCGGCGTCATGGCGTCGCTGACGCTGGCCGCGACGACCGAGCCCACCGCCGTGCTCGCCGGCCTGCGGCGGCTGCGGATGCCGGCGCTGCTGGTCGAGATCATGTCCTTCATGCTCCGCTACCTCGACGTGGTGACCGCCGACCTCGGGCGGATGCTGACCGCGATGCGCTCCCGCGGGTGCGACCCGCGCTCGCCGCGGCACTGGCCGGTGCTCGCGCGCTCCCTCGGGGCGTTGTTCATCCGCAGCTACGAGCGCGGGGAGCGGGTGCACCTCGCGATGCTCGCCCGCGGCTACACCGGCACGCTCCCGGCCGCCGCGACCGCCGCACCCCCCACCGCCGCGCCCCGGACGGGGGAGCCTCGATGA
- a CDS encoding energy-coupling factor ABC transporter ATP-binding protein, which yields MSTPVLDVRGLAYAYPDGHQALFGVDLHVHRGERVALLGPNGAGKTTLVLHLNGILTAGAGSVAVSGLPVESKHLQEVRRRVGIVFQDPDDQLFMGTVRQDVAFGPANLGVRGAELDRRVMGALEQVGMAEHVDRPPHHLSFGQRRRVAVATVLAMEPEVLVLDEPSSNLDPASRRELADILRSLDVTVLMVTHDLPYALELCPRSVVLSGGTVVADGATYDVLTDEALMRAHRLELPFGFDPRTIGPGVGTGVGGTHTTPHRTARRSTGDW from the coding sequence ATGAGCACGCCGGTCCTCGACGTCCGCGGGCTCGCCTACGCCTACCCCGACGGCCACCAGGCGCTCTTCGGCGTCGACCTCCACGTCCACCGCGGCGAGCGGGTCGCGCTGCTCGGGCCCAACGGCGCCGGCAAGACCACGCTGGTCCTGCACCTCAACGGCATCCTGACCGCCGGCGCGGGCAGCGTCGCGGTCAGCGGGCTGCCGGTGGAGAGCAAGCACCTGCAGGAGGTCCGCCGCCGCGTCGGGATCGTCTTCCAGGACCCCGACGACCAGCTGTTCATGGGCACGGTCCGCCAGGACGTCGCCTTCGGCCCCGCCAACCTCGGCGTCCGCGGCGCCGAGCTGGACCGCCGGGTGATGGGCGCCCTGGAGCAGGTCGGCATGGCCGAGCACGTCGACCGCCCGCCGCACCACCTCTCCTTCGGTCAGCGCCGCCGCGTCGCGGTCGCCACCGTGCTCGCCATGGAGCCGGAGGTGCTGGTCCTCGACGAGCCGTCCTCGAACCTCGACCCCGCCTCCCGGCGCGAGCTCGCCGACATCCTGCGCTCCCTCGACGTCACCGTGCTCATGGTGACCCACGACCTGCCCTACGCCCTCGAGCTGTGCCCGCGCTCGGTCGTCCTCTCCGGGGGCACGGTCGTGGCCGACGGGGCGACGTACGACGTGCTGACCGACGAGGCGCTCATGCGCGCCCACCGCCTCGAGCTGCCCTTCGGGTTCGACCCGCGCACGATCGGGCCCGGAGTGGGCACCGGTGTGGGAGGCACCCACACCACACCGCACCGCACCGCACGTCGGAGCACGGGGGATTGGTAG
- a CDS encoding DUF3618 domain-containing protein — protein sequence MSKGNGNDTSSLEREIEETRERLATTIDQLLYRSSPKTIVGREVASIKAHYIDAAGNPRTDNILKTVGAVVGVVALFVVVRKVAG from the coding sequence GTGAGCAAGGGCAACGGCAACGACACCTCCTCCCTCGAGCGCGAGATCGAGGAGACCCGCGAGCGGCTGGCGACGACCATCGACCAGCTCCTCTACCGCTCGAGCCCCAAGACGATCGTCGGGCGCGAGGTCGCGAGCATCAAGGCGCACTACATCGACGCGGCCGGCAACCCGCGCACCGACAACATCCTCAAGACCGTCGGCGCCGTGGTCGGCGTCGTCGCGCTGTTCGTCGTGGTCCGGAAGGTCGCCGGCTGA
- a CDS encoding GroES family chaperonin gives MLHDRILCEVDAEAGERRSSGGIVIPATAAMGATRLSWSKVVAVGPHARAVEVGDRVLFEPQDKAEVEVHGELYVVMRERDVHAVAADRLADEATGLYL, from the coding sequence ATGCTGCACGACCGCATCCTGTGCGAGGTCGACGCGGAGGCCGGTGAGCGGCGCTCCTCCGGGGGCATCGTCATCCCCGCCACCGCCGCGATGGGCGCGACGCGCCTGTCGTGGTCGAAGGTGGTCGCCGTCGGCCCGCACGCCCGCGCCGTCGAGGTCGGGGACCGGGTGCTCTTCGAGCCCCAGGACAAGGCCGAGGTCGAGGTGCACGGCGAGCTGTACGTCGTCATGCGCGAGCGCGACGTCCACGCGGTCGCCGCGGACCGGCTCGCCGACGAGGCGACCGGCCTGTACCTCTGA